Within Candidatus Cloacimonas sp., the genomic segment TAATCGGAGGTGAAAATGATTATGCCGTCATTGATTATGCCGGCAGATTAATGAACCCCCACAATCAAAATCCTGAGCCGAAGAGCGATTTCAACAGCGCTGGAATTTATGCAATGGATATCGATAATGATAATAGTGCCGAAATTATGGGTAATTTCAACCACAACCGACTGAAGATTTGGGAAAACGACTATCGGCAAAAAAGAGGTTATCCTGTTTCTTTTAGTGAACGCAGTAGAACTTTACCATTTGTTTCCAAGGCGTCCGATAGCAATTGGTATATTTATTGTGCCACGGATAATGGATCCTTATTCAGAAATCAGCTGGCAAATGAACCCCATTTTACTTCTGCTTATAGCTGGTATTGCGAATTTGGCAATTTACGCAGAACTGCTTCCGTGGAAGAGACGAATTTAACCAATCAATATCAGACCGAAGAACTTTTTGTGCCCGATAAGGTATATATTTATCCCAATCCGTTAAAATCCATTTATAGCCAAAAAATATGGTTGAATGTAATGACCAGTCGCGATGCCGCACTGGAACTAAGTATTTTTGATATCAGCGGCACTTTGGTTTACCGCCAAAAGGGCTACGCCAAAGCGTATCTGAATAATCTTGACATTTTTGATATTCCTTCTGCCAAACTGTGCAGTGGAGTTTATATAGCAATATTAAAATCCTCAGGGGACAGCAAACGCCTCAAGTTTGCCATAGAAAAATAAAGGGAGCGTATTAAATGAAACAGATATTATCCATCTTATGCTTAATCCTGATTTCAGCCGTTTGTTTTGCTGGAATTGATGAAAATGCCGGAAATTACGGTTATAAATTTTTAAATGTCCCTTATGGACCCGTAGCTTTATCTCTGGCAGGAAGAGGTGTTTATAATACAGATAATCCGGGTGCTTTTTTATTACAGCCGGCTGTTTCCTGCATAAATGATCAACATCTTTTGGGAATTTCCCATAATTTATGGCTGGCAGATACACAGGCAAATATGCTTGCTTATTCTTATGCGCGCAAAGTTGATCATTTTGGTGTCTCTCTGCGTAATTTGGATTATGGGGATTTAGAAAATAGGGATGACATGGGTTTTCTAATCGGTAGCTATCATCCTGTAGATATTGATGCTACGGCAAATTATGCCCGCCGGTTAACACCTTCCTTTTATTTGGGAGCCAATTTGGGGATTCTTTATCAGAAACTGGATTCGGCGTCCAGTTTGGCTTTGCATACTGACCTTGGTTTTTGTTATCTACCTCCGCTAAATGATACCAAACTTGCATTTGCTTTCCGTAATTTTGGCGTTGCCAACAAGACCGAGGAAGAAAGAGTAAAATTACCTACCTGCTTTGAATTGGATGTAAATAAGGGCTTTAGATTGATAGATCAACATTTTTACCTAA encodes:
- a CDS encoding PorV/PorQ family protein yields the protein MKQILSILCLILISAVCFAGIDENAGNYGYKFLNVPYGPVALSLAGRGVYNTDNPGAFLLQPAVSCINDQHLLGISHNLWLADTQANMLAYSYARKVDHFGVSLRNLDYGDLENRDDMGFLIGSYHPVDIDATANYARRLTPSFYLGANLGILYQKLDSASSLALHTDLGFCYLPPLNDTKLAFAFRNFGVANKTEEERVKLPTCFELDVNKGFRLIDQHFYLNGSAIQTMDEDLKGSIGLQCDIFNTLSLRTGYLLGYDAQDFSAGFGVKYKNISVDYGYGDYNSELNDVHSFGVTYRF